Proteins encoded by one window of Polyodon spathula isolate WHYD16114869_AA unplaced genomic scaffold, ASM1765450v1 scaffolds_725, whole genome shotgun sequence:
- the ift22 gene encoding intraflagellar transport protein 22 homolog, protein MFKAKILLVGPSESGKSVLANFLSDATESIGGEYSPTQGVRILEFEFQSVTGLGKNAGCEVELWDCAGDSKFESCWPALMKDSNGVVLVFNPDMPSHLKEIETWYSSFVSTQGGQDSQCLLIAHHKPGSGADNRRLGLSPQLSKLNMIHSNLEEDPEEVRQEFRHYLGSVVKSLSESREREEMSIIN, encoded by the exons AGTGGGAAATCGGTTCTGGCGAATTTTCTCTCTGATGCTACAGAATCAATTGGAGGAGAGTACAGTCCGACGCAAGGTGTCAG AATCCTGGAGTTTGAGTTCCAGAGTGTCACTGGACTTGGGAAGAATGCAGGCTGTGAGGTCGAGCTGTGGGACTGTGCTGGGGATAGCAA gtTTGAGTCATGCTGGCCTGCCTTGATGAAGGATTCGAACGGGGTGGTGCTGGTGTTTAACCCCGACATGCCCAGCCACTTGAAGGAGATAGAGACCTGGTATTCCTCCTTCGTCAGCACACAAGGGGGGCAGGACAGCCAGTGTCTACTGATCGCACACCACAAACCAGGCAGTGGGGCTGACAACAGACGCCTGGGTCTGT CCCCACAGCTGAGCAAGCTAAACATGATCCATTCAAACCTGGAGGAGGACCCGGAGGAGGTGCGGCAGGAGTTCAGGCACTACCTCGGCTCTGTGGTGAAATCCCTCTCCGAGAGCAGGGAGCGTGAAGAGATGTCCATCATTAACTAG